A single window of Nitrospinota bacterium DNA harbors:
- a CDS encoding bifunctional oligoribonuclease/PAP phosphatase NrnA, translated as MFDVPAEALGFVSAHKRFLISTHVNPDGDGIGSAMGLKWALVRLGKEAEIVIESDPPAMYDFFGNYGWVKGIGPATAPLEKFDTVITVDAPNIERLGKAAQLIAGGAKVMVIDHHVSNEKFGDVNYIDETAAASAEMIYRFVRALGLTPDRDCAEYLYSGILIDTGRFRFSNTSPEVLRAGADLVAAGARPHKIAERLFFTNTFETTKGLGKMIESIQLHAGGKVATAEFGLEYINSEEWKKVDTEGFVNHPLAIEGVEVAVFFKEVKPGVTRASLRAKNDFDVNAVAGIFGGGGHAKAAGCTINAPLEEAKKKLLGEIAKAL; from the coding sequence ATGTTCGATGTACCGGCCGAGGCGCTTGGGTTCGTCTCGGCCCACAAGCGGTTCCTCATATCCACACATGTGAACCCGGACGGAGACGGGATAGGCTCGGCCATGGGGCTAAAATGGGCGCTTGTGCGCCTTGGCAAGGAAGCGGAGATCGTCATAGAGTCCGATCCTCCCGCCATGTATGATTTTTTCGGAAATTACGGATGGGTGAAGGGGATCGGCCCCGCCACGGCGCCGTTGGAAAAATTCGACACGGTGATCACCGTGGACGCCCCGAACATAGAGCGGCTGGGCAAGGCCGCGCAGCTTATCGCCGGTGGTGCGAAAGTTATGGTGATAGACCACCACGTCTCCAACGAAAAATTCGGCGATGTGAACTATATAGACGAGACCGCCGCCGCGTCCGCCGAGATGATATACCGCTTCGTGCGCGCCCTGGGGCTTACTCCGGACAGGGACTGCGCGGAGTACCTTTATTCCGGGATATTGATAGACACCGGGCGGTTCCGGTTTTCCAACACTTCGCCGGAGGTGCTGCGGGCCGGGGCGGACCTGGTGGCGGCCGGGGCGCGCCCGCACAAGATCGCCGAGCGGCTGTTCTTCACCAACACATTCGAGACCACCAAGGGGCTGGGCAAAATGATCGAGTCCATCCAACTGCACGCAGGGGGCAAAGTGGCCACGGCGGAATTCGGGCTCGAATATATAAATAGTGAAGAGTGGAAGAAAGTGGACACGGAAGGGTTCGTCAACCATCCGCTGGCCATCGAGGGGGTGGAGGTGGCGGTGTTTTTCAAGGAAGTGAAGCCCGGCGTCACCCGCGCCAGTTTGCGGGCGAAGAACGATTTCGACGTGAACGCCGTGGCGGGAATATTCGGCGGCGGCGGCCACGCCAAGGCGGCCGGCTGCACCATCAACGCACCGCTGGAAGAAGCGAAGAAGAAACTGCTGGGGGAGATAGCAAAAGCGCTTTAG
- a CDS encoding aminotransferase class V-fold PLP-dependent enzyme — MSSAALAPMPTKTRDAVSAFASDVCDNAYLNMENWKNTVAKTRSAAASITGGGVEEIAFIKNTSDGVSIVAEGLKWREGDEVIIGDIEFPSNVYPWLNLKRKGVTVRVVKSRDGRVTPDMIAEAVTGKTRIVAISSVQYITGYRADLAALGQMARDKGFLLCVDAIQSLGALPMDVKSFGIDFLACGGHKWLCAPEGIGIFYCAKERMELLDVTRAGWHTVKDCYNFGHIDFTLQPTAERFEEGTPNMMGIHGLKESLATVTMMGVERNEEHILALNRLLGERLTAKGFNVLSPIGRGERSNILIFTAKDPRDNGALVKKLHAAKIMVMERGAGIRVAPHFFNTAEEIEKLMEIL; from the coding sequence TTGAGCAGCGCCGCGCTGGCCCCCATGCCCACCAAAACAAGGGACGCTGTAAGCGCTTTTGCATCAGATGTTTGCGATAACGCCTATCTGAACATGGAAAACTGGAAGAACACTGTGGCCAAAACCAGGAGCGCCGCGGCAAGTATCACCGGAGGGGGTGTTGAGGAGATAGCCTTCATCAAAAACACCTCCGATGGGGTGTCCATAGTGGCGGAGGGTCTTAAGTGGCGAGAGGGGGACGAGGTGATCATCGGCGACATCGAGTTTCCGTCCAACGTGTACCCCTGGCTCAACCTTAAGCGCAAGGGGGTGACGGTGCGGGTGGTGAAAAGCCGGGACGGCCGCGTGACGCCGGACATGATCGCCGAAGCGGTGACAGGCAAGACCCGGATCGTGGCCATATCGTCCGTGCAGTACATCACAGGATACCGGGCGGACCTGGCCGCATTGGGCCAGATGGCGCGGGACAAGGGATTCCTCCTTTGCGTGGACGCCATACAGTCCCTCGGCGCCCTGCCGATGGACGTGAAATCTTTCGGGATAGACTTCCTGGCGTGTGGCGGCCACAAGTGGCTGTGCGCCCCGGAGGGGATCGGGATATTCTATTGCGCCAAAGAGCGGATGGAGCTTCTGGACGTCACCCGCGCCGGATGGCACACGGTGAAGGACTGCTACAACTTCGGCCATATAGATTTCACATTGCAGCCCACCGCCGAACGGTTCGAGGAGGGGACGCCGAACATGATGGGGATTCACGGGCTGAAAGAATCTCTGGCGACGGTGACCATGATGGGGGTGGAACGCAACGAAGAACATATCCTGGCGTTGAACCGGTTGCTGGGCGAGCGGTTGACGGCAAAGGGATTCAACGTACTTTCACCGATTGGACGGGGGGAACGGTCCAACATCCTTATATTCACCGCCAAAGACCCGCGCGACAACGGAGCCCTTGTGAAAAAGCTTCACGCGGCAAAAATAATGGTGATGGAGCGTGGCGCCGGGATTCGGGTGGCGCCCCATTTTTTCAACACGGCGGAGGAGATCGAAAAGCTTATGGAGATTTTATAG
- a CDS encoding PHP domain-containing protein produces the protein MSHQNGADLHLHSACSDGSESPAQIVRRAMDLDLACVALTDHDTVSGIEEASAEAERQGIEFIPGVEISSHVGEKSVHILGYLMDTQSAPFQKIIVNNQSGRRSRMERMVKKLNEIGYDVTLSGVLEFVGQGTIGRSLLAKYLVKRGFFKNVEDVFHSILGDGKAVYEPVPKFTPEEALALITEAGGVSSLAHPGYTDIDGMIPALVDAGLDGIEVFSPQHDSATSRRYMRMADEMDLVVTGGSDSHGPGMSWRNMGSVRLDYGHVERLKERVNRKGARMAPGGNGI, from the coding sequence ATGAGTCACCAGAATGGGGCGGACCTGCATTTGCACAGCGCATGCTCAGATGGATCCGAAAGTCCGGCGCAGATTGTCCGCAGGGCAATGGACCTGGATCTTGCCTGCGTGGCGCTCACAGACCACGACACTGTTTCCGGCATAGAGGAAGCCTCGGCGGAAGCGGAAAGGCAGGGGATAGAGTTCATTCCGGGGGTGGAAATCTCGTCCCATGTTGGTGAAAAAAGCGTCCATATTCTGGGTTACCTGATGGACACGCAAAGCGCCCCGTTTCAGAAGATCATTGTGAACAACCAGTCCGGCCGCCGCTCCAGGATGGAACGGATGGTGAAAAAACTCAACGAGATCGGATATGATGTGACCCTTTCCGGAGTGCTTGAATTTGTGGGACAGGGAACCATCGGCAGGTCGCTTCTGGCCAAATACCTGGTCAAGCGCGGCTTTTTCAAGAACGTGGAGGATGTTTTCCACTCGATCCTCGGGGATGGCAAGGCGGTATATGAGCCGGTCCCCAAATTCACCCCGGAGGAAGCGTTGGCGCTGATAACCGAGGCTGGGGGAGTGTCTTCGCTTGCCCACCCGGGATACACGGACATAGACGGGATGATACCCGCGCTTGTGGACGCGGGGCTGGACGGCATAGAGGTATTCAGCCCGCAGCATGACAGCGCCACTTCCAGGCGCTACATGCGCATGGCCGACGAGATGGACCTTGTTGTCACCGGCGGATCGGACAGCCACGGCCCGGGGATGAGCTGGAGGAACATGGGGAGTGTGCGGCTGGACTACGGCCACGTGGAACGGTTGAAGGAGAGGGTGAACCGCAAGGGCGCCAGGATGGCGCCAGGAGGGAATGGAATATGA
- a CDS encoding DUF507 family protein, translating to MKLRKEMIDFLAGRIVTTLSEKELIDYSDDYDGVMETISAIIFEDLSVEDNLNDEVKVMLEKMGEELDKTNVNYRKMFQMVKQKLARERGIIL from the coding sequence ATGAAACTTCGCAAGGAAATGATCGACTTTCTCGCCGGGAGGATAGTCACCACGCTGTCGGAAAAGGAGCTTATAGACTATTCCGACGATTACGACGGGGTGATGGAGACCATATCGGCGATCATCTTCGAGGACCTGAGCGTGGAGGACAACCTAAACGACGAGGTGAAGGTCATGCTCGAAAAGATGGGCGAGGAGTTGGACAAGACCAACGTCAACTACCGGAAGATGTTCCAGATGGTAAAACAGAAACTGGCCCGCGAACGCGGCATAATCCTTTAA
- a CDS encoding DUF507 family protein — MKLSREKINHLSKLILRGFLDDDRVEFFCDENDLRLEIVNVLRDELQIEDEIDETVRHIIESYSRDIKEGSNEWDILYHKHYNEETKKRRGVSLG, encoded by the coding sequence ATGAAACTTTCCAGGGAAAAGATCAACCATCTTTCCAAGCTGATCCTCCGGGGCTTTCTGGACGACGACCGAGTGGAGTTTTTCTGCGACGAGAACGACCTTCGCCTGGAGATCGTCAACGTGCTGCGCGACGAGCTGCAGATCGAGGACGAGATAGACGAGACCGTGCGCCACATCATCGAGTCCTACTCGCGGGACATAAAGGAAGGCTCCAACGAGTGGGACATCCTTTATCACAAGCACTATAACGAAGAGACGAAAAAACGGCGCGGCGTGTCGCTGGGGTGA